The Pleurodeles waltl isolate 20211129_DDA chromosome 7, aPleWal1.hap1.20221129, whole genome shotgun sequence genome includes a region encoding these proteins:
- the LOC138246765 gene encoding taste receptor type 2 member 40-like — protein sequence MAPTQISEGVLNVIFCVVALMGNTFIVTINFRDWIKSNKDMKISNVIVTFLGVTNICLQCAMYVLHLGANFLVDIIVNPDGVFDAVMTVCYCLYTSSLWLAAWLCVYYCIMIAKWSHPSYIWIRVRFPKVVPWLLCGSQLFSLTNIISTDCNVYDQAFTDQMSSVLNDTYYNISSNCTKTNVISESGCLIVFLIHALVASASFAIFSFSAGMIITTLYGHMKLMSRTGDSFRNPRLDAHLGAMKTVTMLLILYISNYLAYCLIVLRVVRYNSIGFMIGKIVTSAFPATSSCILILGNRRLKKTLGQILRKTRCCKGEAPLSAS from the coding sequence ATGGCACCCACACAAATATCCGAAGGAGTTCTTAATGTGATCTTCTGTGTGGTGGCACTGATGGGAAACACTTTCATTGTCACCATTAATTTTAGGGACTGGATTAAGAGCAACAAAGATATGAAAATTAGTAATGTCATCGTAACGTTCCTGGGAGTCACCAACATTTGCCTCCAGTGCGCAATGTACGTGCTTCATCTCGGTGCTAATTTCTTGGTAGACATCATTGTGAATCCGGACGGAGTCTTTGATGCTGTGATGACCGTGTGCTACTGCTTGTATACCTCCAGCCTCTGGCTTGCTGCCTGGCTCTGTGTCTACTACTGCATCATGATTGCAAAATGGAGCCACCCCTCTTACATCTGGATAAGAGTTAGATTCCCAAAGGTTGTGCCCTGGCTCCTTTGTGGCTCACAATTGTTTTCACTGACAAACATCATTTCTACAGACTGCAATGTCTATGACCAAGCCTTTACAGACCAAATGTCTAGTGTTCTGAATGACACTTATTACAATATCTCCAGTAATTGCACCAAGACCAACGTAATATCAGAAAGTGGATGCTTAATAGTCTTTTTAATCCATGCACTAGTTGCTTCAGCTTCCTTTGCAATCTTCTCTTTCTCCGCCGGGATGATCATTACCACTCTCTACGGACACATGAAGCTGATGTCGCGGACTGGAGACAGCTTTCGGAACCCACGCCTTGATGCTCACCTGGGAGCTATGAAGACCGTGACCATGCTGCTGATCCTCTATATCTCAAATTACCTGGCATATTGCCTCATTGTTTTAAGAGTTGTCAGATATAACAGCATAGGGTTCATGATAGGCAAGATTGTGACCTCTGCCTTTCCTGCCACCAGCTCCTGCATCCTCATCCTTGGCAACCGCCGCCTGAAGAAGACATTGGGCCAGATCCTTCGCAAGACCCGCTGCTGCAAGGGGGAGGCACCTTTGTCCGCCTCGTGA